TGCAGCCGTGGGCGCCCCGCGTGGCCCGGCAGCACGGCGCCGCGTGCGCGTCCCTCTTCACGCAGGCGCCCGCGGTGAACGTGGCGTACGCGCACGCCGGTGCTGGGCGGCTGACCGTTCCGGTCCTCGCGGGCACGGTGCCGCCGGAGCTTCCCGGGCTGCCTGCCGGGCTCGGACCGGACGACGTGCCGTCGTTCTTGGCCAAGCTCGACGAGTGCCCCGCGTACCTAGACCTGCTGGTGAGCCAGTTCTTAGGCCTCGACGCCGCCGACCACGTGCTCGTCAACTCCTTCCACGAGCTGCAGCCACTGGTATGTGTTACTTGAGCTCATCTTTCACTGGCACTCACTCTCACTCACTACCAATTAATTACTGAGACGTCGACAATCTATCTTGAAAGGAATCGGCATACATGGCGTCGATGTGGGGAGCCAAGACGGTAGGCCCGACGGTGCCGTCGGCGTACCTGGACAACCGCCTGCCGGACGACGCCTCCTACGGCTTCCACCTGCACACGCCGACGACGGCCGCGACCAAGGCGTGGCTGGACGCCCGGCCGGCGCGCTCCGTGGCGTACGTCTCCTTCGGCAGCATCGCGGCGCTGGGGCCGGAGCAGATGGCGGAGGTGGCAGAGGGCCTTTTCAACAGCGGCGCGCCCTTCCTGTGGGTTGTCAGGGCCTTGGAGACGTCCAAGATCCCGGACGGCTTCGCCGACAAGGTGGGCGAGAACGGGCTGATCGTGCCGTGGACGGCGCAGCTGGAGGTGCTGGCGCACGGCGCCGTGGGGTGCTTCGTGacgcactgcgggtggaactcgACGACGGAGGCGCTGAGCGCCGGGGTGCCGATGGTGGCGGTGCCGCACTGGTCGGACCAGCCGACCAACGCCAAGTACATCGAGGACCTGTGGCGCGTCGGCGTGCGTGCGCGGCCGGACGCGGGTGGGGTGGTGAGGCGGGAGGAGGTGGAGCGGTGCGTGAGGGAGGTGATGGGGAGCGAGCAGTACCGGACGAGGGCGGCGGAGTGGAGTGGGAAGACGAAGGCGGCCATGAGCGAAGGCGGGAGCTCCGACCGCAACATCTTGGAGTTTCTCCGTGGACTCCGGTCGAGGAAATCCGAGCGGTCGGGAGCGGCGGAAGATCTGTAGTCTCGTGCTGTTTCTTGTGGAAAATCAGCTGTCCGTCGTTTGATGTCTCGTGTCATTTTTCTCTCACAAGTACGCGTGAGTATTAGCGAGAGCTTCCTGTTGAATTTCTCTCAATAAAACCCAGTCACCTTCTTTTTTTGAGGGTATAAAACCCAGTCACCTTGAGTGTCGAGCGATGCGTGGAGAAACTTTCTGGTGTGGCTGGGCGCAGATGGGCCAACAATGCGAGTGGGCTGGACGCAAATGTGACCACGGTTTAGTCACACTTCCCTGAGAAGCAATTTGGACAAGTCGATTTTGAGTCCATTCTGAATCAAAATCAACTTGCACCAATTTGGCCAGTCAATTTTTTTAGGGTCACTAGGTCCTTAGCAACCACAAAACAGAAGCTCGCCGGATACTTGTGCTTGGTTTGAAACGGAACAGGAACTGACCCGATACCTGGTAAGACATaagacaaaaacaaaacaaaaaacaaagtttTCTAAAAAGCATGAATTAGTGTCATTAGTTTTAaccttaaagaagaaagaaaaacttAAAAATGAAACAAATAATGAAAACAATTGCACACAATTTACACTAAAAATGTATTTTTTACAATATAAAACAATAAGCATATATTAATGGAATTCGAAAATAAAATCTAAGGATAAATAAATAACTAGCATTGGTGTTACCCTTTaacgagaaaataaaataaaataaaactaaaacaaatcaaaataatgaaTTAGTATAAGGAAGAATGTATTAGTGTCATTGGTAttagtattaccctttaagaagagtagaaataaaaaaactaaaagaaacttgcacacaactttgcactGAGAAATTACACTTTTTGTAATACGCAAAGAGTAAGCATAGTAGTGTAATTTGCGCACTCTAGTCTAATTTACATACAT
This window of the Triticum aestivum cultivar Chinese Spring chromosome 5D, IWGSC CS RefSeq v2.1, whole genome shotgun sequence genome carries:
- the LOC123122209 gene encoding UDP-glucosyltransferase UGT13248, which codes for MAAHDSDLGGAVHVLLLPYPSQGHINPILQFGKRLASHAGVRCTLAVTRYLLGQGRDPCPGAVHLAEISDGFDRGGFAEADGDVAAYLARLESVGSRTVDELLRSEAEKGRPVRAVVYDAFLQPWAPRVARQHGAACASLFTQAPAVNVAYAHAGAGRLTVPVLAGTVPPELPGLPAGLGPDDVPSFLAKLDECPAYLDLLVSQFLGLDAADHVLVNSFHELQPLESAYMASMWGAKTVGPTVPSAYLDNRLPDDASYGFHLHTPTTAATKAWLDARPARSVAYVSFGSIAALGPEQMAEVAEGLFNSGAPFLWVVRALETSKIPDGFADKVGENGLIVPWTAQLEVLAHGAVGCFVTHCGWNSTTEALSAGVPMVAVPHWSDQPTNAKYIEDLWRVGVRARPDAGGVVRREEVERCVREVMGSEQYRTRAAEWSGKTKAAMSEGGSSDRNILEFLRGLRSRKSERSGAAEDL